A stretch of the Streptomyces sp. NBC_00078 genome encodes the following:
- the ltrA gene encoding group II intron reverse transcriptase/maturase: MDTAVNGPKDVAEWDDVAWRHHEDNVVRLRQRIFKATREEDWALVRSLQKLMLRSWSNTLISVRQVTQRNAGRRTAGIDGETALSPEARMDVAVRVHHTRSSWNPLPVRRVYIPKANGKQRPLGIPVIMDRCHQARVRNALEPEWEARFEPKSYGFRPGRSCADAIGALYSTLKGSRARRLWILDADLSAAFDRIDHEQLLRAIGSFPAREMIRGWLKAGVVEDGLHAPTEEGSPQGGVISPLLMNVALHGLEEAAGVLYLASGRTSGETTRGAPVLVRYADDMVACCHSRQQAEQVKVRLAAWLAPRGLTFNEEKTRIVHLSEGFDFLGFTLRQFHGSKLIIKPSKKAIKRIRKRLTDEMRNLRGSNVVAVIAKLNPIIRGWAAYYRGAVSSRVFSDLDSHVWRLTYKWAKHSHPNKPKKWIVRRYYGKFNKYRNDYWVFGDRGCTSESGGTFHVVKFSWTNIVRHQLVTGGASPDDPGLQDYWAKRRRKVKPPLDNYNLNLLAKQEGRCPLCGDYILTANQPPQSPHEWERWWLNTVRRAVAANYLTHHGRSGTPDGPQTRLVHASCHRGLRARTRRRLAVSASP, encoded by the coding sequence TTGGACACCGCGGTGAACGGACCCAAGGACGTTGCCGAATGGGACGACGTCGCATGGCGTCACCACGAGGACAACGTAGTGAGGCTGAGGCAGAGGATCTTCAAGGCGACGCGGGAAGAGGACTGGGCCCTGGTCCGGTCCTTGCAGAAACTGATGCTGAGATCATGGTCGAACACGCTGATCAGCGTGCGGCAGGTGACTCAGCGCAACGCTGGACGTCGGACGGCCGGGATCGACGGGGAGACCGCCCTGTCACCCGAGGCCAGGATGGACGTGGCTGTGCGCGTGCACCACACGCGCTCGTCCTGGAATCCACTGCCGGTCCGACGCGTGTACATTCCAAAGGCCAATGGAAAACAACGGCCGCTCGGTATCCCCGTGATTATGGACCGATGCCATCAGGCGCGCGTCCGTAACGCACTGGAACCCGAGTGGGAGGCGCGCTTCGAGCCGAAATCCTATGGGTTCCGGCCGGGCCGCAGCTGTGCGGACGCCATCGGCGCTCTCTACTCCACGCTGAAAGGCTCCCGGGCCAGGAGGCTGTGGATTCTGGATGCCGACTTGTCCGCCGCGTTCGACAGAATCGACCACGAACAACTGCTCAGAGCGATCGGGTCCTTCCCGGCCAGGGAAATGATCCGGGGATGGCTGAAAGCGGGAGTGGTGGAGGACGGCCTGCACGCACCGACCGAAGAGGGATCACCTCAAGGCGGTGTAATCAGCCCGCTGTTGATGAACGTTGCTCTCCATGGCCTGGAGGAAGCTGCCGGAGTCCTCTATCTCGCATCCGGACGTACTTCCGGAGAAACGACACGAGGAGCTCCGGTGCTGGTGCGATACGCCGACGATATGGTCGCCTGCTGTCACTCTCGGCAGCAGGCAGAGCAGGTCAAGGTACGGCTTGCAGCGTGGCTGGCCCCCAGAGGGCTGACCTTCAACGAGGAGAAGACGCGCATTGTGCATCTCTCCGAAGGTTTCGACTTCCTGGGATTCACTCTCCGCCAGTTCCACGGGTCCAAGCTGATCATCAAACCAAGCAAGAAGGCGATCAAGCGGATACGGAAAAGGCTCACGGACGAGATGCGAAACCTTCGCGGATCGAATGTGGTGGCGGTCATCGCCAAACTCAACCCGATCATTCGGGGCTGGGCGGCCTACTACCGTGGGGCGGTGTCCAGCCGGGTCTTCTCGGATCTGGACTCTCATGTGTGGCGGCTCACATACAAGTGGGCCAAGCACTCCCACCCCAACAAGCCGAAGAAGTGGATTGTGCGCCGCTACTACGGCAAGTTCAATAAGTACAGGAACGACTACTGGGTGTTCGGCGATCGCGGCTGCACCAGCGAAAGCGGCGGCACCTTTCACGTGGTCAAATTCTCCTGGACGAATATCGTCCGGCACCAGCTGGTCACGGGCGGGGCGTCACCCGACGACCCCGGCCTGCAGGACTACTGGGCCAAAAGGCGGAGGAAGGTCAAACCCCCGCTGGACAACTACAACCTGAACCTGCTCGCCAAGCAGGAAGGGCGCTGTCCACTCTGCGGGGACTACATCCTCACTGCCAACCAGCCACCGCAATCCCCGCACGAATGGGAACGCTGGTGGTTGAACACCGTCCGCAGAGCGGTAGCCGCCAACTACCTCACTCATCACGGGCGGAGCGGCACGCCGGACGGACCGCAGACTCGCCTGGTACACGCCTCTTGCCATCGTGGTCTCCGAGCCAGAACACGCAGGAGACTCGCAGTCTCTGCATCACCGTGA
- a CDS encoding type II toxin-antitoxin system PemK/MazF family toxin, whose protein sequence is MQRGEVWWVEFDERRPVVLLSGDDASGIRVMQVVARAGVDITGLGVEVAVGAVEGLPFEGVLRFAFPRPGFTPCTWLTTVSRDDLIERAGALSSAKLSEIENALRLGGLG, encoded by the coding sequence GTGCAACGTGGCGAAGTCTGGTGGGTGGAGTTCGACGAGCGGCGGCCGGTCGTGCTGCTGTCGGGAGACGACGCGTCCGGGATCCGGGTGATGCAGGTCGTCGCTCGGGCGGGTGTCGACATCACCGGTCTGGGCGTCGAAGTGGCAGTAGGCGCCGTGGAAGGACTGCCCTTTGAAGGCGTGCTTCGGTTCGCGTTCCCGCGTCCGGGCTTTACCCCTTGCACGTGGCTGACCACCGTGTCCCGGGACGACCTGATCGAGCGGGCGGGCGCCCTGTCCTCCGCGAAACTCAGCGAGATTGAGAACGCCCTCCGTCTCGGTGGACTCGGGTAG
- a CDS encoding IS3 family transposase → MLGVPRSTYYAHRASRPARTVRERAEEVLVGETRVLHAGSRGAYGAPRVHAALRRAGRVVNSKKVERLMRRHRIVGITRRRRRGLTRQAKRAVFALDLIGRDFTAPRPGMRLVGDMTELSTLEGKLHLATCIDLATREVVGWAMADHHRAELRLYGDTDLT, encoded by the coding sequence GTGCTGGGAGTGCCCCGTTCCACCTACTACGCGCACAGGGCGTCACGGCCGGCCCGGACGGTGCGGGAGCGGGCCGAGGAGGTGCTGGTGGGCGAGACCCGGGTCCTTCACGCCGGATCTCGCGGTGCCTACGGTGCCCCGCGGGTCCACGCCGCCCTGCGGCGGGCCGGGCGGGTGGTGAACTCCAAGAAGGTCGAGCGGCTGATGCGCAGGCACCGGATCGTCGGGATCACCCGCCGCCGGCGTCGGGGCCTGACCCGGCAGGCGAAGCGGGCGGTGTTCGCGCTCGACCTGATCGGCCGGGACTTCACCGCGCCCCGGCCCGGGATGCGGCTCGTCGGCGACATGACTGAACTCAGCACGCTGGAGGGAAAGTTGCATCTGGCGACCTGTATCGATCTCGCGACGCGGGAGGTAGTCGGCTGGGCGATGGCCGACCACCACCGCGCCGAGCTGCGACTTTACGGTGACACTGATCTGACCTAG
- a CDS encoding transposase, whose protein sequence is MSKRYTAEFKRDAVALALSSEKTVTEVARDLGVSPEGLRGWVKQVKVDRGEGPAGALTTAEREELVRLRRKVREQEATIDVLGKATAFFAQDKMR, encoded by the coding sequence ATGAGCAAGCGGTACACGGCCGAGTTCAAGCGGGACGCGGTCGCCTTGGCGTTGTCCTCGGAGAAGACGGTCACCGAGGTCGCGCGGGATCTGGGCGTGAGTCCGGAGGGGCTGCGCGGTTGGGTGAAGCAGGTGAAGGTCGACCGCGGTGAGGGGCCCGCCGGGGCTTTGACCACTGCGGAGCGTGAGGAGTTGGTCCGGCTGCGGCGGAAGGTCCGCGAGCAGGAGGCCACGATCGACGTTCTGGGAAAAGCGACCGCCTTCTTCGCTCAGGACAAGATGAGGTAG
- a CDS encoding recombinase family protein, whose amino-acid sequence MIAQGGPPAISWKYPYAMNNDLVQKARWGDLEGQNWAGLVRLSFEVDEGPATADNDATDTSVARPAFRPMTGRDIRSRDEQEKDNKRFVESRGGRYIHTYEEPDTSAWKRKRIRLPNGDIGYRVIRPVFEGALEDLKRGVAPNGERLDGLIVYDIDRLTRDNRHLEDAIEVVENFGRPIIDITGTLDLLTDNGRTVARIVTATNNKQSADTARRVARKHSALQRAGIPTGGTRPFGWKEDKRTLDPHEAEWLRRMVEWLLAGKPISAVIRKLNESDVKTSTGRTWSHAGLKAVIRNPRLCGYRSRQVIDVDPVTGTTNKRVEIVLDDHGKPVTGQWEPAITVEEWEAVTELLGSNPAPGQGHNTRKSLLRGTLRCDRNGCGAQLRISKAEKRLKKPEGYSYYTCPSSGSAYSGCGGTRIPGPETDKAVSMMVIAKHQEEAAMRQASPAPTTWDNEEELTRVLEDIDDLKQARKSRIITAETYFSQLAEHEAEKRRLTTERNRFLRHRHSAQSEPVDLAETWDDLLLSEKRGYIEDTLIAVLVGPAVGRGKPVRERLTPVWRPKGDQSGAESEGGSK is encoded by the coding sequence GTGATCGCGCAAGGCGGACCTCCAGCGATTTCCTGGAAGTACCCTTATGCCATGAACAACGACCTTGTGCAGAAGGCCCGTTGGGGCGACTTAGAGGGGCAGAACTGGGCCGGACTCGTCCGTCTGTCCTTCGAGGTCGACGAGGGTCCCGCTACTGCTGACAACGACGCTACCGACACCTCGGTTGCCAGGCCCGCGTTCCGGCCCATGACCGGCCGGGACATCAGGAGCCGCGACGAGCAGGAGAAGGACAACAAGCGCTTCGTCGAGTCGCGCGGCGGTCGGTACATTCACACGTACGAGGAGCCGGACACAAGCGCGTGGAAGCGGAAGCGTATCCGTCTGCCGAACGGTGACATCGGGTACCGCGTCATCCGCCCTGTCTTTGAGGGCGCGTTGGAGGACCTCAAGCGCGGTGTGGCCCCGAACGGCGAGCGCCTGGACGGCTTGATCGTCTACGACATCGACCGGCTGACGCGCGACAACCGACACCTTGAAGACGCGATCGAGGTCGTGGAGAACTTCGGACGTCCGATCATCGACATCACGGGCACCCTCGATCTCCTCACCGACAACGGCCGCACGGTCGCGCGGATCGTGACCGCGACGAACAACAAGCAGTCCGCCGACACGGCGCGACGGGTCGCCCGTAAGCACAGCGCTCTTCAGCGAGCCGGGATCCCGACGGGCGGCACCAGGCCCTTCGGTTGGAAGGAGGACAAGCGCACGCTGGACCCCCACGAGGCGGAGTGGCTCCGGCGGATGGTCGAGTGGTTGCTTGCGGGCAAGCCGATCTCGGCGGTCATCAGGAAACTGAACGAGTCCGATGTGAAGACGTCGACCGGCCGCACATGGTCACATGCGGGACTCAAAGCCGTGATCCGTAACCCCCGACTGTGCGGGTACCGCTCGCGCCAGGTCATCGACGTTGACCCAGTCACGGGAACGACCAACAAGCGCGTCGAGATCGTCTTGGACGACCATGGGAAACCGGTGACCGGGCAGTGGGAACCCGCGATCACCGTCGAGGAGTGGGAAGCCGTCACGGAACTACTCGGGTCGAATCCAGCTCCGGGGCAGGGCCACAACACGCGCAAGTCTCTCCTGCGGGGCACCCTGCGGTGTGACCGGAACGGCTGCGGTGCACAGCTTCGGATCTCCAAAGCGGAGAAGCGCCTCAAGAAACCAGAGGGGTACTCCTACTACACGTGCCCGAGCAGCGGCAGCGCCTACTCAGGGTGCGGAGGCACGCGGATTCCCGGCCCGGAAACGGACAAGGCCGTGTCCATGATGGTGATCGCCAAGCACCAGGAGGAGGCCGCCATGCGACAGGCCAGTCCCGCACCCACGACGTGGGACAACGAGGAGGAACTGACGCGCGTCCTCGAAGACATCGATGACCTGAAGCAGGCCCGGAAATCGCGGATCATCACCGCGGAGACGTACTTTTCGCAGCTTGCGGAGCACGAGGCCGAGAAGCGTCGCCTCACGACGGAGCGGAACCGATTCCTACGGCACAGGCACTCCGCACAGAGTGAGCCCGTTGATCTCGCCGAGACGTGGGATGACCTGCTGCTCAGTGAGAAGCGCGGGTACATCGAGGACACGTTGATCGCCGTCCTTGTCGGCCCTGCCGTCGGACGTGGGAAGCCAGTGCGTGAGCGGCTGACTCCGGTGTGGAGGCCGAAGGGGGATCAGTCTGGGGCTGAGTCCGAGGGCGGTTCGAAGTGA
- a CDS encoding NAD(P)H-quinone oxidoreductase, protein MHAITIPEPGGPEVLVWDEVPDPVAGEGAVLVEVVAGAVNRADIMQRQGFYDPPPGASPYPGLECSGRIVEIGPGVSGWAVGDEVCALLAGGGYAEKVAVPAGQLLPVPQGVGLKQAAALPEVVCTVWSNVFMVAHLRPGETLLVHGGSSGIGTMAIQLAKAVGAKVAVTAGTREKLDRCAALGADILINYREQDFVAEVKKATDGAGADVILDNMGAKYLDRNVQTLAVNGRLAVIGLQGGIKGELNLGALLSKRAAVSATSLRARPLGEKATIVAAVREHVWPLLEGGHVRPVIDRELPMSDAAAAHRVVEESGHVGKVLLVVP, encoded by the coding sequence ATGCATGCGATCACGATTCCCGAACCTGGTGGGCCCGAGGTGCTGGTGTGGGACGAGGTCCCGGATCCGGTGGCCGGCGAGGGCGCGGTGCTGGTCGAGGTGGTGGCCGGCGCCGTCAACCGCGCCGACATCATGCAGCGTCAGGGCTTCTACGACCCGCCGCCCGGCGCGTCCCCCTACCCCGGCCTCGAGTGCTCCGGCCGGATCGTCGAGATCGGCCCCGGCGTCTCCGGGTGGGCCGTCGGCGACGAGGTGTGCGCGCTGCTCGCGGGCGGCGGCTATGCCGAGAAGGTCGCGGTCCCGGCCGGCCAGCTGCTGCCCGTCCCCCAGGGCGTCGGCCTCAAGCAGGCCGCCGCGCTGCCCGAGGTGGTCTGCACGGTCTGGTCGAACGTGTTCATGGTCGCCCATCTGCGCCCCGGCGAGACGCTGCTCGTGCACGGCGGCTCCAGCGGCATCGGCACCATGGCGATCCAGCTGGCCAAGGCCGTCGGCGCCAAGGTCGCCGTCACCGCGGGCACCAGGGAGAAGCTGGACCGGTGCGCCGCGCTGGGCGCCGACATCCTGATCAACTACCGGGAACAGGACTTCGTCGCGGAGGTCAAGAAGGCCACGGACGGTGCGGGTGCCGACGTCATCCTCGACAACATGGGCGCCAAGTACCTGGACCGCAACGTCCAGACCCTGGCCGTCAACGGCCGCCTCGCGGTCATCGGCCTGCAGGGCGGCATCAAGGGCGAGCTGAATCTCGGCGCGCTCCTGAGCAAGCGGGCCGCGGTCAGCGCGACCTCGCTGCGCGCCCGCCCGCTCGGCGAGAAGGCCACGATCGTGGCGGCCGTGCGCGAGCATGTGTGGCCCCTGCTCGAAGGCGGTCACGTCCGTCCGGTCATCGACCGGGAACTCCCGATGAGTGACGCGGCCGCCGCTCACCGGGTCGTGGAGGAGAGCGGACACGTGGGCAAGGTGCTGCTGGTCGTGCCCTGA
- a CDS encoding PadR family transcriptional regulator: MSIRHGLLALLEHGPRYGSRLRTEFEARTGGTWPLNIGQVYTTLGRLERDGLVVQDGKDEAGRVLYALTQAGRAELGAWFARPVERAGGPPRDELAIKLVLAVGAPDVDVRKVVEAQRRHVTDALHEYVRQRAQALVRAPEHPDEMARLLVLEQLVCHTEAEIRWLEHCEARLLRRGKKTSAP; this comes from the coding sequence ATGTCGATACGTCACGGACTGCTGGCGCTCCTCGAACACGGCCCCCGCTACGGCTCACGGCTGCGCACCGAGTTCGAGGCGCGCACGGGTGGCACCTGGCCGCTGAACATCGGGCAGGTCTACACGACCCTCGGCCGGCTGGAGCGCGACGGGCTGGTCGTCCAGGACGGCAAGGACGAGGCCGGCCGGGTCCTGTACGCCCTGACACAGGCTGGCCGGGCCGAGCTGGGCGCCTGGTTCGCGCGTCCCGTGGAGCGGGCCGGTGGTCCGCCGCGCGACGAGCTGGCGATCAAACTGGTGCTGGCGGTCGGCGCACCCGATGTCGACGTGCGCAAGGTGGTCGAGGCGCAGCGCCGGCACGTGACGGACGCGCTGCACGAGTACGTACGTCAGCGGGCGCAGGCGCTCGTGCGGGCGCCCGAGCATCCGGACGAGATGGCGCGGCTGCTGGTCCTGGAGCAGCTCGTCTGTCACACGGAGGCCGAGATCCGCTGGCTGGAGCACTGCGAGGCCCGGCTGCTGCGGCGCGGGAAGAAAACTTCCGCACCGTAA
- a CDS encoding bacterial proteasome activator family protein, with amino-acid sequence MEMPRNDRSPENPQILVVGQDGMAIGGGTGEDSREIPVTEQVEQPAKVMRIGSMIKQLLEEVRAAPLDEASRARLKEIHRSSVKELEDGLAPELVEELERLSLPFTNEGIPSDAELRIAQAQLVGWLEGLFHGIQTTLFAQQMAARAQLEQMRRALPPGVGHEMGEDGPTAGRSGGPYL; translated from the coding sequence ATGGAGATGCCGAGGAACGACAGGTCGCCGGAGAATCCCCAGATCCTGGTCGTGGGCCAGGACGGTATGGCGATTGGCGGCGGCACAGGCGAGGACTCCCGCGAGATCCCGGTGACGGAGCAGGTCGAGCAGCCGGCCAAGGTGATGCGGATCGGCAGCATGATCAAACAGCTCCTGGAGGAGGTACGCGCGGCCCCTCTGGACGAGGCGAGCCGGGCACGGCTGAAGGAGATCCACCGCAGTTCGGTGAAGGAGCTGGAGGACGGGCTGGCGCCGGAGCTGGTGGAGGAGCTGGAGCGGCTCTCCCTGCCCTTCACCAACGAGGGAATCCCCAGCGACGCCGAACTGCGCATCGCGCAGGCCCAGTTGGTGGGCTGGCTGGAGGGCCTCTTCCACGGGATCCAGACCACGCTGTTCGCCCAGCAGATGGCCGCGCGGGCCCAGTTGGAGCAGATGCGGCGGGCGCTTCCGCCGGGCGTCGGCCACGAGATGGGCGAGGACGGCCCCACGGCCGGCCGCTCGGGCGGACCGTACCTGTAG
- a CDS encoding protein kinase — MSQDGAQGRYAGRALAGGRYQLRDLLGEGGMASVHLAYDSVLDRQVAVKTLHTELGREQAFRERFRREAQAVAKLTHTNIVSVFDTGEDSLDGLTTPYIVMEYIEGRPLGSVLDEDVRQFGAMPADKALKITADVLAALEISHEMGLVHRDIKPGNVMMTKRGVVKVMDFGIARAMQSGVTSMTQTGMVVGTPQYLSPEQALGRGVDARSDLYSVGIMLFQLVTGRLPFEADSPLAIAYAHVQEEPVAPSSINRALPPAVDALVARALKKNPNERFPSSESMRDECLRVAASFHAAPPSIVPGAPSQSGAGVGSAVFPPVDQSAPVPTGPVQTPYQPTPPPNPYGTPAPTPSPAYGYPQQGGYQTPSPYAQPSTPPPYNITPQPAGAPAGGGRNNKPVIVGSIVVSLIAVGGLIAALMLNGGGGDEGKGGGSSASASATKAAGYRGPDTSKKIDVSECKEPQESYNDPNKIKLPDFRFKYIQSVKECLQAAGWHLKVNHVPENTYGEGAVLNQFPAADSDVDPKNMPQIQLDVSTGNPPS; from the coding sequence ATGAGCCAGGACGGCGCACAGGGCCGGTACGCGGGGCGGGCCTTGGCCGGAGGCCGCTATCAGCTGCGCGACTTGCTCGGCGAGGGCGGCATGGCCTCGGTGCATCTCGCCTACGACTCCGTGCTCGACCGCCAGGTCGCGGTGAAGACGCTCCACACCGAACTGGGGCGGGAACAGGCCTTCCGCGAGCGCTTCCGCCGCGAGGCCCAGGCCGTGGCGAAGCTCACGCACACCAACATCGTCTCGGTCTTCGACACCGGCGAGGACTCGCTCGACGGCTTGACGACCCCGTACATCGTCATGGAGTACATCGAGGGCCGCCCGCTGGGCTCGGTGCTCGACGAGGACGTACGGCAGTTCGGCGCGATGCCCGCCGACAAGGCGCTGAAGATCACCGCGGATGTCCTCGCGGCGCTGGAGATCAGTCACGAGATGGGCCTGGTCCACCGGGACATCAAGCCGGGCAACGTGATGATGACCAAGCGCGGCGTCGTCAAGGTGATGGACTTCGGCATCGCGCGCGCCATGCAGTCCGGCGTGACGTCGATGACACAGACCGGCATGGTCGTGGGCACCCCGCAGTACCTCTCCCCGGAGCAGGCGCTGGGCCGGGGCGTGGACGCCCGGTCCGACCTCTACTCGGTCGGCATCATGCTGTTCCAACTGGTCACCGGGCGGCTGCCGTTCGAGGCGGACTCGCCGCTGGCGATCGCGTACGCGCATGTGCAGGAGGAGCCCGTCGCGCCCTCCTCGATCAACCGGGCGCTGCCTCCCGCGGTGGACGCGCTGGTCGCCCGCGCGCTGAAGAAGAACCCGAACGAGCGTTTCCCCAGCTCGGAGTCCATGCGCGACGAGTGCCTGCGCGTGGCCGCGTCCTTCCACGCCGCCCCGCCGAGCATCGTGCCGGGCGCGCCCTCCCAGAGCGGCGCCGGCGTCGGCTCCGCGGTGTTCCCGCCGGTCGACCAGTCGGCCCCGGTGCCGACCGGCCCCGTCCAGACGCCGTACCAGCCGACTCCGCCGCCGAATCCGTACGGCACTCCGGCGCCCACGCCGTCTCCGGCCTACGGCTACCCGCAGCAGGGCGGCTACCAGACGCCGTCCCCGTACGCGCAGCCGTCGACCCCGCCGCCGTACAACATCACGCCCCAGCCGGCCGGCGCCCCCGCGGGCGGCGGCCGGAACAACAAGCCGGTGATCGTCGGCTCGATCGTCGTCTCGCTCATCGCTGTCGGTGGCCTGATCGCGGCGTTGATGCTCAACGGCGGCGGAGGCGACGAGGGCAAGGGCGGCGGCAGCAGCGCGAGCGCGTCGGCGACGAAGGCGGCGGGCTACCGCGGGCCGGACACGTCGAAGAAGATCGACGTGAGCGAGTGCAAGGAGCCGCAGGAGTCGTACAACGACCCCAACAAGATCAAACTGCCCGACTTCCGGTTCAAGTACATCCAGTCGGTCAAGGAGTGCCTCCAGGCCGCGGGCTGGCATCTGAAGGTCAACCACGTCCCCGAGAACACGTACGGCGAGGGCGCGGTCCTCAACCAGTTCCCGGCCGCCGATTCCGACGTCGACCCGAAGAACATGCCGCAGATCCAGCTCGACGTCTCGACGGGCAACCCGCCGTCCTGA
- a CDS encoding protein kinase — MEQQQRAQGPSDPEATGGGMSDAPEMWGNGGLVGDGRYRLTRRLGRGGMAEVFAAEDVRLGRTVAVKLLRADLAEDPVSKARFTREAQSVAGLNHHAIVAVYDSGEDYVGGQSVPYIVMEIVEGRTIRDLLINAEAPGPEQALIIVSGVLEALAYSHQHGIVHRDIKPANVIITHTGAVKVMDFGIARALHGAQSTMTQTGMVMGTPQYLSPEQALGKAVDHRSDLYATGCLLYELLALRPPFTGETPLSVVYQHVQDMPVPPSQTSDGVSPPELDGLVMRSLAKEPDDRFQTAEEMRGLIQYGLQMLYDQGGHTGTWNTGPVDMHDGRQTPAAGFAGTQVMPHPGDSSGTTQIPQPILPAGYRGGDDGGFEGHGNRGGGRGKLWILAVLAVIAIAAGVALALHNTGGSGGGKGTTHSPATSQNTKENTSSASPSEETSNDSTETSSDDSNSSSGSGDYTPSYTPSHTPSSTPSSEPSNEPSKPETSSEPSGNPTPSQSDDPVSPDPSGGGGDDGGTTGVSGLG, encoded by the coding sequence ATGGAGCAGCAGCAGCGCGCTCAGGGCCCGTCCGACCCCGAGGCGACTGGCGGCGGAATGTCAGATGCGCCGGAGATGTGGGGTAACGGCGGCCTTGTCGGGGACGGCCGGTACCGGCTGACCCGCAGACTCGGCCGGGGCGGCATGGCCGAGGTGTTCGCCGCCGAGGACGTGCGCCTCGGGCGCACCGTCGCGGTCAAGCTGCTGCGCGCCGACCTTGCCGAGGACCCGGTCTCCAAGGCCCGCTTCACGCGCGAGGCCCAGTCGGTGGCCGGCCTCAACCACCACGCGATCGTCGCCGTGTACGACTCCGGCGAGGACTACGTGGGCGGCCAGAGCGTGCCGTACATCGTGATGGAGATCGTCGAGGGGCGGACCATCCGCGACCTCCTCATCAACGCCGAGGCACCGGGTCCCGAGCAGGCCCTGATCATCGTCTCCGGTGTCCTGGAGGCGCTCGCCTACTCGCACCAGCACGGCATCGTGCACCGCGACATCAAGCCGGCGAACGTGATCATCACGCACACCGGCGCGGTGAAGGTGATGGACTTCGGTATCGCGCGCGCCCTGCACGGCGCCCAGTCGACGATGACGCAGACCGGCATGGTCATGGGCACGCCGCAGTACCTCTCCCCGGAGCAGGCGCTCGGCAAGGCCGTCGACCACCGCTCCGACCTGTACGCGACGGGCTGTCTGCTCTACGAACTCCTCGCGCTCCGGCCCCCGTTCACCGGCGAGACCCCGCTGTCGGTGGTCTACCAGCACGTCCAGGACATGCCGGTGCCGCCGTCCCAGACCTCGGACGGAGTGTCCCCGCCGGAACTCGACGGCCTCGTCATGCGCTCGCTGGCCAAGGAGCCCGACGACCGCTTCCAGACCGCCGAGGAGATGCGCGGGCTCATCCAGTACGGGCTGCAGATGCTGTACGACCAGGGCGGCCACACCGGCACCTGGAACACCGGCCCGGTCGACATGCACGACGGCCGGCAGACCCCGGCGGCGGGCTTCGCCGGCACCCAGGTGATGCCGCACCCCGGCGACTCCTCCGGCACCACGCAGATCCCGCAGCCGATCCTCCCTGCCGGCTACCGCGGCGGGGACGACGGCGGCTTCGAGGGGCACGGCAACAGGGGCGGGGGCCGCGGCAAGCTGTGGATCCTCGCCGTGCTCGCGGTGATCGCCATCGCGGCGGGCGTCGCGCTGGCGCTGCACAACACCGGCGGAAGCGGCGGCGGCAAGGGCACGACGCACTCGCCGGCCACGTCGCAGAACACCAAGGAGAACACGTCCTCCGCGTCCCCGAGCGAAGAGACGAGCAACGACTCGACGGAGACGTCCTCGGACGACAGCAACTCGAGTTCCGGGTCCGGGGACTACACGCCCTCGTACACCCCGTCGCACACGCCGTCGTCGACCCCGAGCAGCGAGCCGAGCAACGAGCCGTCGAAGCCGGAGACGTCCTCGGAGCCGTCGGGCAACCCGACGCCGTCGCAGTCCGATGACCCGGTGAGCCCGGACCCGTCGGGCGGTGGCGGTGACGACGGCGGCACGACCGGCGTCAGCGGCCTCGGCTGA